Proteins from a genomic interval of Chryseobacterium indologenes:
- a CDS encoding VOC family protein — translation MNNDIFPCLWYDGDAKQSAEFYCKVFDGEITADTPVVMNIEIFGQRLMLLNGGPHFKKNASVSFMVLCETEDEVQKYWDQLIEGGMALMELGSYSWSKKYGWVQDKYGVTWQLFLGEKGQDQKLVPTLMFIHENNGKAKEAMKLYTQTFPDSHIGNIMEYGIESEGHSIAEPAENVKHANFVIDGYTLFCMDNSYDHQFDFNEGISLVVMTDDQQQTDHYWNTFTADGGRESMCGWLKDKYGLSWQIVPKRLIQLMNDSDQEKAYKVVQAMMKMQKIIIQDLEDAYNS, via the coding sequence ATGAATAACGATATTTTCCCATGTCTCTGGTATGACGGAGACGCCAAACAATCCGCAGAATTTTACTGTAAAGTTTTTGACGGTGAAATTACAGCAGATACACCCGTGGTCATGAATATTGAGATCTTTGGGCAACGGCTCATGTTGCTGAACGGAGGTCCCCATTTCAAGAAAAATGCTTCTGTTTCTTTTATGGTGCTTTGCGAAACGGAAGATGAGGTTCAGAAATACTGGGATCAGCTCATAGAAGGTGGAATGGCTTTAATGGAGCTAGGTTCCTATTCGTGGAGTAAAAAATATGGCTGGGTACAGGATAAATATGGAGTGACATGGCAACTGTTTTTAGGAGAAAAAGGGCAGGATCAGAAACTTGTTCCTACATTGATGTTCATTCATGAAAATAATGGTAAGGCCAAAGAAGCAATGAAATTGTATACCCAGACTTTTCCTGATTCACATATTGGAAACATTATGGAATACGGAATAGAAAGTGAAGGACATTCTATAGCAGAGCCGGCAGAAAATGTTAAGCATGCCAATTTCGTCATCGATGGTTACACGTTATTCTGTATGGATAATTCCTACGACCACCAGTTTGATTTTAATGAAGGAATTTCGTTGGTTGTTATGACGGATGATCAACAGCAGACAGATCACTATTGGAATACCTTTACAGCGGACGGAGGAAGAGAAAGTATGTGCGGATGGCTGAAAGATAAATACGGACTAAGCTGGCAAATTGTTCCCAAAAGATTGATTCAGCTGATGAACGACTCAGATCAGGAAAAAGCTTATAAAGTAGTTCAGGCAATGATGAAAATGCAGAAAATTATTATTCAGGATTTAGAAGACGCTTATAATTCTTAA
- a CDS encoding DinB family protein, with product MDTPKSTKVELVIPAYRMHTQSFINVLDGISEEDALKRIENKTNHIVWMAGNFVNMRYGLGGVLGLQEQDPNNDLFFMGRALDESIPYPSLEELKKNFHDISPKIFQKLLEVTDEELEEIFEIGMNVPFIKETKLNFIGMCIGREDYLSGQIGLMRRVLDYPGMKYDVDENIKY from the coding sequence GTGGACACACCAAAATCAACAAAAGTAGAGCTGGTTATTCCGGCTTACAGAATGCATACCCAAAGTTTTATCAATGTGTTGGACGGAATTTCCGAAGAAGATGCATTGAAAAGAATTGAAAATAAAACCAATCACATTGTCTGGATGGCCGGAAACTTTGTTAATATGCGCTACGGATTAGGCGGAGTGCTTGGTCTGCAGGAGCAGGATCCTAATAATGATCTGTTTTTTATGGGAAGAGCATTAGATGAAAGCATCCCATATCCGAGCCTGGAAGAACTTAAAAAAAACTTTCATGATATATCTCCTAAAATCTTTCAGAAATTACTTGAAGTTACCGACGAAGAACTGGAAGAAATATTTGAAATAGGAATGAATGTTCCTTTTATCAAAGAAACAAAACTCAATTTTATCGGAATGTGCATTGGCCGTGAAGATTATCTCAGTGGGCAAATAGGTCTGATGCGCAGGGTTTTAGATTATCCGGGAATGAAATATGATGTAGATGAAAATATCAAATATTAA
- a CDS encoding Crp/Fnr family transcriptional regulator translates to MTNQALEICYDFPFFMKEELDEIFQAHEKVFFQKGDIILEEGKTSNAYYILEKGLARSYVNDFNGNEVTTHFFADNEIIIEVLSLFQRVPSQENIVCITDCECWKLDFETFQELFHKIPNLREWGRAWMSKELFEYKQRSVEMFTLSATRRYLNLLEQKSKVIQFAPLKQIASYLGVTDTSLSRIRKELVSHPKKN, encoded by the coding sequence ATGACCAATCAAGCCCTCGAAATCTGTTATGATTTCCCATTTTTCATGAAGGAAGAACTGGATGAAATATTTCAGGCCCATGAAAAAGTATTTTTCCAGAAAGGTGACATTATACTTGAAGAAGGGAAAACTTCCAACGCATACTACATCCTTGAAAAAGGGCTTGCCCGCTCCTATGTCAATGATTTTAACGGAAACGAAGTTACCACTCATTTTTTTGCAGATAATGAGATTATTATAGAAGTCTTATCCCTTTTTCAGAGAGTGCCTTCCCAGGAAAATATTGTTTGTATTACAGATTGTGAATGCTGGAAACTAGATTTTGAAACTTTTCAGGAGTTGTTTCATAAAATACCGAATCTCAGAGAATGGGGAAGAGCATGGATGTCTAAAGAACTCTTTGAATACAAACAACGATCTGTGGAAATGTTTACCCTTTCTGCTACCAGAAGATATCTCAATCTACTGGAACAGAAATCTAAAGTGATACAGTTTGCTCCTTTAAAGCAAATCGCCTCTTATCTGGGAGTTACCGATACTTCTTTGAGCCGTATCCGCAAAGAATTGGTTTCCCATCCCAAGAAAAATTAA
- a CDS encoding alpha/beta hydrolase: MNPVETGYKQVNGIRMYYEIYGSGKPLVLIHGGGSSILFDFKEVIERLQYQFQLIGIDLQNHGRSEHRDIPETFEQDAHDVVALLAELNIDRASFWGFSNGGSTVMQIGYRYPEVAENLVVASAFYKRSGMMDGFFESMQEATLESMPEPLKINFLHLNPDFSKLENMFDKDSKRMQTFQDWEDEVLTSIQSPTLFISGDKDVMKPEHTVAMWRLVEGSQMMILPGVHGAYMMADFEGYVDKNKIDFTVQEVEKFLHKNPENK, from the coding sequence ATGAATCCAGTAGAAACAGGATATAAGCAGGTAAACGGGATCCGGATGTATTACGAAATATACGGATCCGGAAAGCCACTGGTGTTGATTCACGGAGGAGGATCTTCTATTCTATTTGATTTTAAAGAAGTTATAGAAAGGCTTCAGTACCAGTTTCAGCTTATCGGGATAGATCTTCAGAATCACGGAAGAAGTGAACATCGCGATATTCCGGAAACTTTTGAACAGGATGCTCATGATGTGGTGGCGCTATTAGCAGAACTCAATATTGACCGGGCTTCATTCTGGGGATTCAGTAATGGAGGAAGTACCGTGATGCAGATTGGCTACCGTTATCCTGAAGTGGCAGAAAATCTGGTGGTGGCTTCCGCATTTTATAAAAGGAGCGGGATGATGGACGGTTTCTTTGAATCGATGCAGGAAGCTACTCTTGAATCGATGCCGGAGCCTTTGAAAATCAATTTTTTACATCTTAATCCTGACTTTTCAAAATTGGAAAATATGTTTGATAAAGACAGTAAGAGAATGCAGACTTTTCAGGATTGGGAAGATGAAGTTCTGACATCTATACAATCGCCTACTTTATTTATCAGTGGAGATAAAGATGTTATGAAACCTGAACATACCGTGGCCATGTGGCGTCTGGTAGAAGGCTCTCAAATGATGATTCTTCCCGGCGTTCACGGTGCCTATATGATGGCTGATTTCGAAGGCTATGTTGATAAGAATAAAATTGATTTTACAGTTCAGGAAGTAGAAAAATTTTTACATAAAAACCCAGAAAACAAATAG
- a CDS encoding SRPBCC domain-containing protein, with protein METLSYETIIDAPKQKVWDILWSPETYSEWTKYFGPGSVMKSDWKVGGKTYFVNAEGEGMVSTIDSLEEPDQVVFKHLGMVDKEGNEDTQSKEVMEWSGSFEKYFLIDFDGKTKLHTEVQVDKEWQDHLNTGFTKGLLVVKSLAEGVSLDAV; from the coding sequence ATGGAAACCCTATCGTATGAAACAATAATTGATGCACCCAAACAAAAAGTCTGGGACATCCTTTGGAGCCCGGAAACCTATAGTGAATGGACGAAATATTTTGGGCCAGGATCAGTAATGAAATCAGACTGGAAAGTAGGCGGTAAAACGTACTTTGTAAATGCAGAAGGAGAAGGAATGGTTTCCACCATAGACAGTCTCGAGGAACCTGATCAGGTTGTATTTAAACATTTGGGAATGGTAGATAAAGAAGGTAATGAAGATACCCAAAGTAAAGAAGTCATGGAATGGAGCGGCTCTTTTGAAAAATATTTTTTAATTGATTTTGACGGAAAAACCAAGCTTCATACAGAAGTTCAGGTCGATAAAGAATGGCAGGATCACTTGAATACCGGTTTCACAAAGGGATTATTAGTGGTGAAAAGCCTGGCGGAAGGAGTGAGCCTAGACGCTGTATAA
- a CDS encoding SDR family oxidoreductase — MKTQNKSQSKSKVPKEGLFPEIIRNDYRGSQKLAGKKAVISGGDSGIGQAVAVHFAREGADVAIIYKESDDDARETRRLVEKEGQKCILIKGDLTRKAFRTKCAEKVKKEWKALDILVNNAGIHTSKNSLEKISDEQIQETFDTNIISMISFTRNFLPMIKKGGRIICTTSVTAYRGSDHLLDYAATKGAILSFMRSLADNLAEKEILVNGVAPGPVWTPLVKEAFDNLSTFGKDTPLKRAGQPSEVAPAYVFLASKDASYITGEVIHINGGDFVGG; from the coding sequence ATGAAAACACAGAACAAATCACAATCTAAGTCAAAAGTCCCTAAAGAAGGGCTTTTTCCGGAGATTATCAGAAATGATTATCGCGGAAGCCAAAAACTAGCAGGCAAGAAAGCGGTCATCTCAGGAGGTGATAGCGGTATAGGGCAAGCAGTAGCTGTCCATTTTGCCCGGGAAGGAGCTGATGTTGCCATTATTTACAAAGAAAGTGATGATGATGCCAGAGAAACCCGAAGGCTGGTTGAAAAAGAAGGACAGAAATGTATTCTGATCAAAGGAGATCTGACCCGTAAAGCTTTCAGGACAAAATGTGCTGAAAAAGTAAAAAAAGAGTGGAAGGCTCTGGATATTTTGGTTAATAATGCAGGGATTCACACGTCAAAAAACAGTCTGGAAAAAATCTCTGATGAGCAGATTCAGGAAACATTTGATACCAATATCATTTCTATGATCTCTTTCACCAGAAACTTCCTTCCTATGATCAAAAAAGGAGGACGGATTATTTGCACAACTTCTGTCACCGCCTACCGTGGTAGTGATCATTTGCTCGATTATGCCGCTACAAAAGGTGCGATATTATCTTTTATGCGTTCACTGGCAGATAATCTTGCTGAAAAAGAAATTCTTGTCAATGGAGTTGCCCCGGGACCGGTCTGGACACCCCTTGTAAAAGAAGCTTTTGATAACCTTTCAACATTCGGGAAAGATACCCCTTTGAAAAGAGCTGGTCAGCCTTCCGAAGTGGCTCCTGCCTATGTTTTTCTGGCTTCCAAAGATGCCAGCTATATCACGGGAGAAGTCATTCATATCAATGGAGGTGACTTTGTGGGAGGATAA
- a CDS encoding VOC family protein, whose protein sequence is MKINQIYVNLPVKDVQKTRAFWTKLGFSVNEQFSDEKAVCIVMKEDHIYTMFLKEEFFQTFTNRPYAKGDTTQVLLAIGVDHRDEVDQMVKTAVENGGSTYSEPTDHGWMYQSAFADIDGHQWEVMFADMSQLPTE, encoded by the coding sequence ATGAAAATTAACCAGATTTATGTCAATTTACCTGTAAAAGACGTACAAAAAACCAGAGCATTCTGGACGAAGTTAGGCTTTTCTGTCAATGAACAGTTTTCTGATGAAAAAGCCGTATGTATAGTGATGAAGGAAGATCATATTTACACGATGTTCCTGAAAGAAGAATTTTTCCAGACATTCACCAACAGGCCATATGCAAAAGGTGATACAACGCAGGTACTTCTTGCAATCGGGGTTGATCATCGTGATGAAGTCGACCAAATGGTAAAAACTGCAGTAGAAAACGGAGGGTCAACATACAGCGAACCTACGGATCACGGATGGATGTATCAAAGTGCTTTTGCAGATATTGATGGCCATCAGTGGGAAGTCATGTTTGCAGATATGTCTCAGTTACCTACAGAATAA
- a CDS encoding VOC family protein, with the protein MKANQIYVNFPVKDVQKTRAFWTKLGFPVNEQFSDDKAVCVMMNEDSIYVMFLLEDYFQTFIDRPLAPANTSQVLVSIGLSSREEVDHVVNTALENGAYQHEEPEDFGWMYQNSFWDPDGHGWNITFADLSQMPALP; encoded by the coding sequence ATGAAAGCGAATCAAATTTACGTGAACTTTCCGGTGAAAGATGTTCAGAAAACCAGGGCATTCTGGACAAAGCTGGGTTTTCCTGTTAACGAACAATTTTCGGATGATAAAGCTGTCTGTGTTATGATGAATGAAGATAGCATCTATGTCATGTTCCTTTTAGAAGACTATTTTCAAACTTTTATCGACAGACCTTTAGCACCGGCTAATACTTCCCAGGTGCTGGTTTCCATAGGACTCAGTAGCAGGGAAGAAGTAGATCATGTCGTGAATACTGCTCTGGAAAACGGAGCTTATCAGCATGAAGAGCCGGAAGATTTCGGTTGGATGTATCAAAATTCTTTTTGGGATCCGGACGGGCATGGCTGGAACATAACTTTTGCAGATCTGTCTCAAATGCCGGCACTACCTTAG
- a CDS encoding S9 family peptidase, which yields MNLNQNIFGTAIIVLSTIMTNAQSSTAKLPGDPTLPSSKTNIEKLISYDKGNFTYKVEDYFARPKASAFKISPDGKYLSYKEKDQDKKNHVYVKDLATGKITKAIVEKDDLIKSYGWLNKKRLYYTQDKGGNENIHLYAANIDGGNLKDLTPFEGITLGTIKPVKDTDFVVVTMNKNNKQIFEPYKINYVTGEITQLYENKDTKSPIDDYIFDKDGNLRGYTVLENGLTTKTYYKDLQTGKFNLLKSADWSDTFGIIGFNDNSKNKDEAYVVTNLDGDKARIVLYDLKKNAVIREVYANPVYDVSSISVAGKNRNYELDYISYEGIKGETVPVSKFYKEIDDQLKSQFKDKEFAIVSSDDNNDKLLVIVASDKLYGTYYEYDTQKKELKVLYNLMPQLKEEDMAEMRPIEFKSRDGLTIRGYITLPKAALEGKKVPLIVNPHGGPQGIRDSWGFNPETQLFASRGYATLQVNFRISGGYGKEFQKAGYKQIGRKAMDDVEDGVKYAISQGWIDKDKIAIYGGSHGGYATLMGLIKTPDLYACGVDYVGVSNIFTFFSSFPEYWKPYKEMVKQIWYDLDNPEEAKIAKEVSPVFQIEKIKKPLFVVQGANDPRVNINESDQIVKAMRAKGFEVPYMVKYDEGHGFGKEPNRIELYKSMLGFFAENFNKK from the coding sequence ATGAATTTAAATCAAAACATTTTTGGTACAGCCATTATTGTACTCTCTACTATTATGACAAACGCACAAAGTTCTACTGCCAAATTGCCTGGAGATCCTACTTTACCATCTTCCAAAACTAATATTGAGAAACTTATTTCTTATGATAAAGGTAACTTTACATATAAAGTTGAAGATTATTTTGCCAGGCCCAAAGCGTCAGCATTTAAAATATCCCCGGACGGTAAATATCTTTCTTACAAAGAAAAAGATCAGGACAAAAAGAATCATGTCTATGTAAAAGATCTTGCAACAGGAAAAATCACCAAAGCCATTGTTGAAAAAGATGATCTGATCAAATCCTATGGATGGCTTAATAAAAAACGTCTTTACTACACCCAGGATAAAGGCGGAAATGAAAATATTCACCTGTATGCAGCTAATATTGACGGAGGAAATCTTAAAGATCTGACACCATTTGAAGGAATTACCTTAGGAACAATAAAACCTGTAAAAGATACTGACTTTGTTGTGGTGACGATGAATAAAAACAACAAACAGATCTTTGAACCGTATAAAATCAATTATGTAACCGGAGAAATTACTCAGCTTTACGAAAATAAGGACACCAAAAGCCCTATTGATGACTATATTTTTGACAAAGACGGAAACCTGAGAGGATATACTGTTCTTGAAAACGGATTAACAACAAAAACGTATTATAAAGATCTGCAAACCGGTAAGTTTAATCTTCTTAAATCAGCAGACTGGTCTGACACATTTGGTATTATCGGATTTAATGATAACTCGAAAAATAAAGATGAAGCTTATGTTGTGACCAATCTCGATGGTGATAAAGCCAGAATCGTTTTGTATGATCTTAAGAAAAACGCAGTGATCAGGGAAGTATATGCGAATCCTGTATATGATGTAAGCTCGATCAGTGTTGCCGGAAAAAATAGAAATTATGAACTGGACTATATCAGCTATGAAGGCATAAAAGGAGAAACGGTTCCTGTGAGCAAATTTTATAAAGAAATCGATGACCAGCTAAAATCTCAGTTTAAAGATAAAGAGTTTGCCATTGTATCTTCTGATGACAATAACGATAAACTCCTTGTTATAGTAGCCAGTGATAAGTTATACGGTACTTATTATGAATATGATACGCAAAAGAAGGAGCTGAAAGTGCTTTACAATCTTATGCCACAACTCAAAGAAGAAGATATGGCTGAAATGAGACCGATCGAATTCAAAAGCAGAGATGGCTTAACCATCCGAGGCTATATTACCTTACCAAAAGCAGCTCTGGAAGGTAAAAAAGTTCCTTTGATTGTCAATCCTCATGGAGGCCCGCAAGGGATCAGGGATAGTTGGGGATTCAATCCTGAAACTCAGTTGTTTGCAAGCAGAGGATATGCTACACTTCAGGTAAACTTTAGAATTTCAGGCGGTTATGGAAAAGAATTCCAGAAAGCAGGATATAAACAGATCGGAAGAAAAGCAATGGATGACGTGGAAGATGGAGTAAAATATGCCATCAGCCAGGGCTGGATCGATAAAGATAAAATTGCCATTTACGGAGGTAGCCACGGAGGATACGCCACTTTGATGGGATTGATCAAAACACCGGATTTATATGCTTGCGGAGTAGACTATGTAGGAGTATCCAATATCTTTACTTTTTTCAGTTCATTCCCTGAATACTGGAAACCTTACAAAGAAATGGTAAAGCAGATCTGGTATGATCTTGATAACCCTGAAGAAGCAAAGATTGCGAAAGAAGTATCACCGGTTTTCCAGATAGAGAAGATTAAAAAACCATTATTTGTGGTTCAGGGGGCAAATGATCCAAGGGTGAATATTAATGAATCTGACCAGATTGTAAAAGCAATGCGTGCTAAAGGATTTGAAGTTCCTTATATGGTTAAATATGATGAAGGCCATGGATTTGGGAAAGAGCCAAACAGAATTGAATTATATAAATCAATGTTAGGATTTTTTGCTGAGAATTTTAATAAAAAATAA
- a CDS encoding SRPBCC domain-containing protein, protein MEQLSYEIEINAEPEKVWSVLWGEITYRQWTTAFTEGSFYEGTLEENNIIKFLDPKQNGLYSRVEKVIPNEEIQFRHLGEIYEGIEVAQDWGEATESYFLEENEEGTLLKTIIQSPAEYKDFFEEKFPKAMLLVKHLSENQL, encoded by the coding sequence ATGGAACAATTGTCATATGAAATAGAGATTAATGCAGAGCCTGAAAAAGTATGGAGTGTTTTGTGGGGGGAGATTACCTACAGACAGTGGACAACCGCTTTTACGGAAGGTTCTTTTTACGAAGGAACATTGGAGGAGAATAATATCATCAAATTTCTCGATCCTAAACAAAACGGACTGTACAGCAGGGTCGAAAAAGTAATCCCGAATGAGGAAATACAATTTCGTCATTTAGGTGAAATTTATGAAGGTATCGAAGTCGCTCAGGACTGGGGTGAAGCAACAGAATCTTACTTTCTTGAGGAAAACGAGGAAGGTACATTATTGAAAACAATTATTCAGTCACCTGCCGAATATAAAGATTTTTTTGAAGAAAAATTTCCAAAAGCAATGCTGCTTGTGAAGCATCTTTCTGAAAATCAGCTGTAA
- a CDS encoding SRPBCC family protein, protein MDPIRIDITILAPVEKVWNYFNEPKHITKWNFAHESWQCPSSENDLRVGGTFKNRMEAKDKSFGFDFEGVYDEVKPHEKIEYHIADGRRVEVIFEKIDENTTKVTEIFDPEKQNSVEMQREGWYAILNNFHKYVENH, encoded by the coding sequence ATGGATCCGATTAGAATAGACATTACAATTTTAGCTCCTGTAGAAAAAGTTTGGAATTACTTCAATGAACCAAAACACATTACAAAATGGAATTTTGCCCATGAAAGCTGGCAATGTCCGAGTTCTGAGAATGATCTGAGAGTAGGAGGAACATTCAAAAACAGAATGGAAGCCAAAGATAAAAGCTTCGGATTTGATTTTGAAGGAGTGTATGATGAAGTAAAACCTCACGAAAAAATAGAATATCATATCGCAGATGGAAGAAGAGTAGAAGTCATTTTCGAAAAAATTGATGAAAATACCACGAAAGTTACCGAAATCTTCGATCCCGAAAAACAAAATTCAGTGGAGATGCAAAGAGAAGGCTGGTATGCTATTCTCAATAATTTCCACAAATATGTTGAGAACCATTAA